From Phenylobacterium immobile (ATCC 35973), a single genomic window includes:
- a CDS encoding DUF1134 domain-containing protein, producing the protein MHRRTLIVAGLATLSASRVLAQTQLPPARSRDESGVLERPEPIGDPNAMPGVAKTPEYPVGSERSTPPPRGYRDPANNPPPRVETYSEDELVNSVSDFLGVTAEAAGGAIERVFSQNQDRRPTGYIAGEEGAVAIFAGVRYGRGLLYMKNREPVTVYWQGPSIGWDLGGNASRVFTLCYDLEDPATIFQRFPGVEGSAYVVGGLGVNYQRASRVTLAPIRAGVGLRLGANVGYLSYTRKRNPFPF; encoded by the coding sequence ATGCATCGTCGCACCCTGATCGTCGCGGGCCTGGCGACTCTCTCGGCCAGCCGGGTGCTGGCGCAGACCCAACTGCCGCCGGCGCGATCGCGTGACGAGTCCGGCGTGCTGGAGCGGCCTGAGCCGATCGGCGATCCCAACGCCATGCCGGGCGTCGCCAAGACCCCGGAATATCCCGTCGGATCAGAACGCTCCACACCGCCGCCGCGCGGTTATCGCGACCCGGCGAACAACCCGCCGCCCCGGGTGGAGACCTACTCCGAGGACGAGCTGGTCAATAGCGTCTCGGATTTTCTGGGGGTCACGGCCGAGGCCGCGGGCGGCGCGATCGAGCGCGTCTTCAGTCAGAACCAGGACCGCCGACCGACCGGATATATCGCTGGCGAGGAGGGCGCCGTCGCGATCTTCGCCGGGGTCCGCTATGGGCGCGGCCTGCTCTATATGAAGAACCGCGAGCCGGTGACGGTGTACTGGCAAGGCCCGTCCATCGGCTGGGACCTGGGCGGTAACGCAAGCCGCGTGTTCACACTCTGCTATGACCTGGAAGACCCGGCCACGATCTTCCAGCGGTTTCCTGGCGTCGAGGGCTCGGCCTATGTGGTCGGCGGCCTGGGCGTCAACTACCAGCGCGCGTCCCGCGTAACGCTGGCGCCCATCCGCGCCGGCGTGGGCCTGCGGCTGGGCGCCAACGTGGGGTACCTGTCCTACACGCGAAAGCGGAACCCCTTCCCGTTCTGA
- a CDS encoding DUF3309 family protein: MTLGTILIIILILLLIGALPSWGHSRNWGYFPSGGLGLVLVIVIILVLLGRI, from the coding sequence GTGACCCTTGGCACCATCCTGATCATCATCCTGATCCTGCTTCTGATCGGCGCCCTGCCGAGCTGGGGCCACAGCCGCAACTGGGGGTATTTCCCGTCCGGCGGCCTGGGTCTGGTGCTCGTCATCGTGATCATCCTGGTGCTGTTGGGACGCATATAG
- a CDS encoding entericidin A/B family lipoprotein — MPRIAILALMAAALAISACNTVAGLGRDAQSAGRAVTGAAEETRR; from the coding sequence GTGCCCCGGATCGCAATTCTCGCCCTCATGGCGGCGGCCTTGGCCATCAGCGCCTGCAACACCGTCGCCGGCCTCGGCCGCGACGCCCAGTCCGCCGGCCGCGCGGTCACCGGCGCTGCGGAAGAGACGCGCCGTTAG
- the lepA gene encoding translation elongation factor 4 codes for MTTPLSHIRNFSIVAHIDHGKSTLSDRLIQETGALTQREMTEQVLDNMDIERERGITIKAQTVRLHYKADDGETYVLNLMDTPGHVDFAYEVSRSLAACEGSILVVDASQGVEAQTLANVYQALDNNHEIVPVLNKADLPAAEPDRVRQQIEDVIGLDASDAILCSAKTGLGIHEVLEAVVKRLPPPKGDRDAPLKALLVDAWYDPYLGVVVLVRVIDGVLKSGQRIKMMQQGSTHLIDRVGYFRPKRTEVQELGPGEIGFITAQIKEVAHAAVGDTITDEKKPAAEALAGFRDVQPVVFCGLFPVDAAKFEDLRAAIGRLRLNDASFSYEMETSAALGFGFRCGFLGLLHLEIIQERLSREFDLDLIATAPSVVYKVTMTDGSIIELHNPADLPDPVKIESIAEPWIKATIFTPDEYLGAIIKLCQDRRGAQRELSYVGARAMVVYDLPLNEVVFDFYDRLKSISKGYASFDYAIEEYRTGDLVKMSILVNAEPVDALSMLVHRDRAETRGRGMVEKMKDLINPHMFQIPIQAAIGGRIVARETVRALRKDVTAKCYGGDASRKRKLLDKQKEGKKRMRQFGKVEIPQEAFIAALKMDSD; via the coding sequence ATGACCACGCCTCTGTCCCACATCCGCAACTTCTCGATCGTCGCCCACATCGATCATGGCAAGTCGACCTTGTCGGACCGCCTGATCCAGGAGACGGGCGCGCTCACCCAGCGCGAGATGACCGAGCAGGTCCTCGACAACATGGACATCGAGCGCGAGCGCGGGATCACCATCAAGGCCCAGACGGTGCGCCTGCACTACAAGGCCGACGACGGCGAGACCTATGTCCTGAACCTGATGGACACCCCGGGCCACGTCGACTTCGCCTATGAGGTCAGCCGCAGCCTGGCCGCCTGCGAAGGCTCGATTCTGGTGGTGGACGCGAGCCAGGGCGTCGAGGCCCAGACGCTCGCCAACGTCTACCAGGCGCTGGACAACAACCACGAGATCGTCCCGGTCCTGAACAAGGCCGACCTGCCCGCCGCCGAGCCCGACCGGGTGCGCCAGCAGATCGAGGACGTCATCGGCCTGGACGCGTCGGACGCCATCCTCTGCTCGGCCAAGACGGGCCTAGGTATCCATGAGGTGCTGGAGGCCGTGGTCAAACGCCTGCCGCCGCCCAAGGGCGACCGCGACGCGCCCCTGAAGGCCCTGCTGGTCGACGCCTGGTACGATCCCTACCTGGGCGTCGTCGTCCTGGTCCGCGTGATCGACGGCGTGCTGAAATCCGGCCAACGCATCAAGATGATGCAGCAGGGCTCGACCCACTTGATCGACCGCGTCGGCTACTTCCGGCCAAAGCGCACCGAGGTTCAGGAGCTTGGGCCCGGCGAGATCGGCTTCATCACCGCCCAGATCAAGGAAGTCGCCCACGCCGCCGTCGGCGACACTATCACCGATGAGAAGAAGCCCGCCGCCGAAGCCCTGGCCGGCTTCCGCGACGTCCAGCCCGTGGTCTTCTGCGGCCTCTTCCCCGTGGACGCCGCCAAGTTCGAAGACCTGCGCGCCGCCATCGGCCGCCTGCGGCTGAACGACGCCTCCTTCAGCTACGAGATGGAGACCAGCGCCGCCTTGGGCTTCGGCTTCCGTTGCGGCTTCCTCGGCCTGCTGCACCTGGAGATCATCCAGGAGCGCCTCTCCCGCGAGTTCGACCTCGACCTGATCGCGACGGCGCCCAGCGTCGTCTACAAGGTGACCATGACCGACGGCTCGATCATCGAGCTGCACAACCCGGCCGACCTGCCCGATCCGGTGAAGATCGAAAGCATCGCCGAGCCCTGGATCAAGGCGACGATCTTCACGCCGGACGAATACCTCGGCGCGATCATCAAGCTTTGCCAGGACCGCCGCGGCGCCCAGCGTGAGCTATCCTACGTCGGGGCCCGCGCCATGGTCGTCTACGACCTGCCCCTGAACGAGGTCGTCTTCGACTTCTACGACCGCCTGAAGTCGATCTCGAAGGGCTACGCCTCCTTCGACTACGCCATCGAGGAGTACCGCACCGGCGACCTGGTGAAGATGTCGATCCTGGTCAACGCCGAACCCGTGGACGCGCTCTCCATGCTGGTCCACCGCGACCGCGCCGAGACCCGCGGCCGCGGCATGGTCGAGAAGATGAAGGACCTCATCAACCCGCACATGTTCCAGATCCCGATCCAGGCGGCCATCGGCGGCCGGATCGTGGCCCGCGAGACCGTGCGGGCGCTACGCAAGGACGTGACGGCCAAGTGTTACGGCGGCGACGCCAGCCGCAAGCGCAAGCTCCTCGACAAGCAGAAGGAGGGCAAGAAGCGCATGCGGCAGTTCGGCAAGGTCGAGATCCCGCAGGAAGCCTTCATCGCCGCCCTGAAGATGGACAGCGACTGA
- a CDS encoding carboxymuconolactone decarboxylase family protein: protein MTNTPPRYAPAAYEALSDAQRGVYDRIVAGPRGKVLAPHHLLLASPILADQAQEMGAFLRYGSALSPALSELAIMIAAHRWGCAYEWGHHRPIAVAAGVPDACLVDLEADRQPIFPAADQALIYETVRALMKDGRLDDDQFAAAKATLGDRGLGDLVGIVGYYSMLAMLLNAYETPAEA, encoded by the coding sequence ATGACGAACACCCCACCGCGATACGCGCCCGCCGCCTATGAAGCGCTGAGCGACGCCCAGCGCGGCGTCTACGATCGCATCGTCGCGGGCCCCCGCGGCAAGGTGCTGGCCCCGCACCACCTGTTGCTGGCCAGCCCGATCCTGGCCGATCAAGCCCAGGAGATGGGCGCCTTCCTGCGCTACGGCAGCGCGCTGTCGCCGGCCTTGTCGGAGCTGGCGATCATGATCGCGGCCCATCGCTGGGGTTGCGCCTATGAGTGGGGTCATCACCGGCCGATCGCCGTGGCCGCAGGCGTGCCAGACGCCTGCCTGGTTGATCTGGAGGCCGATCGTCAGCCGATCTTCCCGGCCGCTGACCAGGCGCTTATCTACGAGACCGTCAGGGCGCTGATGAAGGACGGTCGCCTGGATGATGATCAGTTCGCCGCGGCGAAGGCCACGCTCGGCGACCGCGGTCTCGGCGATCTGGTGGGCATTGTCGGCTACTACTCGATGCTGGCGATGTTGCTGAACGCCTATGAGACGCCGGCAGAGGCCTGA
- a CDS encoding DUF599 domain-containing protein translates to MLALLKPLDIAALGLFAFCWLAYEPVLVRLARRNGQAINTDMHVIRTAWMGNMARRENRLVDGALLGNVLNSASFFASSNLILIAAVASALFSGETAFRSASSLVVLKTSTRALFEMQLGLVLITLARGLLDYIWAIRQLNYAIAAIGAVPSETDRSVEFGAVIARLLNPALSSFNAGARGYYFALAAAAWLFGPLPFVIATVGAVVLLLWRQRGSRAAVAIADLRRMIEDEGD, encoded by the coding sequence ATGCTGGCGCTGCTCAAACCCCTCGATATCGCAGCGCTCGGCCTCTTCGCCTTCTGCTGGCTGGCCTATGAGCCCGTTCTCGTGCGGCTGGCCCGGCGCAACGGCCAGGCGATCAACACGGACATGCACGTCATCCGCACGGCGTGGATGGGCAATATGGCGCGGCGTGAGAACCGGCTGGTGGACGGCGCCCTGCTGGGCAACGTCCTGAACTCGGCGTCCTTCTTCGCCTCGTCCAACCTGATCCTGATCGCGGCGGTCGCGAGCGCCCTGTTCAGCGGCGAGACCGCCTTCCGTAGCGCTTCAAGCCTCGTGGTGCTCAAGACCTCGACGCGGGCGCTCTTCGAGATGCAGCTGGGCCTCGTCCTGATCACCCTCGCCCGCGGCCTTCTGGACTACATCTGGGCGATCCGGCAACTGAACTACGCGATCGCCGCGATCGGCGCGGTGCCCTCCGAGACGGACCGCAGCGTCGAGTTCGGCGCGGTCATCGCCCGCCTTCTCAACCCCGCGCTGTCGTCGTTCAACGCGGGCGCACGAGGCTATTACTTCGCCCTGGCCGCCGCCGCCTGGCTGTTCGGCCCGCTGCCCTTCGTCATCGCGACCGTGGGCGCCGTCGTGCTTCTGTTGTGGCGACAACGGGGCTCGCGGGCGGCCGTGGCGATCGCCGACCTGCGCCGGATGATCGAGGACGAAGGCGACTGA
- a CDS encoding mechanosensitive ion channel family protein yields the protein MAAPATEPVTPFFEMAGRALSGDPVMLRGFLAVLGAFSVRLIVAGLILAVTLWIARRLGALAEKALERLPHHQHPADKTLAVFVSTLVKYIVIAVGLVAVLQQLGVQATSILAVLGAASLAIGLALQGTLGNVAAGVMILLLRPYRAGDLVELNGRQGRVAGMDLFNTKLMGYDGLTVYLPNGKVFADMIVNISQAGRRRIELTFGVDYEDDLDLALDLLKEIAAAEPRVLQDPAPWAKVTALGDSAVTVMLRCWTKPQDYLNTGFDLTKQVKETFEARGLSFPYPHQVSIERSEARPDRVD from the coding sequence TTGGCCGCACCCGCCACCGAACCTGTCACACCGTTTTTCGAGATGGCCGGACGAGCGCTGTCCGGCGACCCCGTCATGCTGCGCGGCTTCCTGGCCGTCCTGGGCGCCTTTTCAGTCCGCCTGATCGTCGCCGGCCTGATCCTGGCGGTGACCCTGTGGATCGCCCGCAGGCTGGGGGCGCTGGCCGAGAAGGCGCTGGAAAGGCTGCCGCACCATCAGCATCCGGCGGACAAGACCCTGGCGGTCTTTGTCTCGACCCTCGTAAAGTACATCGTCATCGCCGTCGGGCTGGTCGCGGTGCTCCAGCAGCTCGGCGTCCAGGCGACCTCGATACTGGCGGTCCTGGGCGCCGCCTCCCTGGCGATCGGCCTGGCGTTGCAGGGCACCCTGGGCAACGTCGCGGCCGGGGTGATGATCCTCTTGCTGCGGCCCTACCGCGCCGGCGACCTGGTCGAGCTGAACGGCCGCCAGGGCCGAGTGGCGGGCATGGACCTCTTCAACACCAAGCTGATGGGTTACGACGGCCTGACCGTCTACCTGCCCAACGGCAAGGTCTTCGCCGACATGATCGTCAATATCAGCCAGGCGGGCCGCCGCCGCATCGAGCTCACCTTCGGCGTCGACTACGAGGACGATCTGGACCTGGCGCTGGACCTGCTGAAAGAGATCGCCGCCGCCGAACCCCGCGTCCTGCAAGACCCTGCGCCGTGGGCCAAGGTCACCGCGTTGGGCGACAGCGCCGTAACGGTCATGTTGCGTTGCTGGACCAAGCCGCAGGACTACCTGAACACCGGCTTCGACCTCACAAAGCAGGTCAAGGAGACCTTCGAGGCCAGGGGCCTGAGTTTCCCCTACCCCCACCAGGTGTCGATTGAGCGCAGCGAAGCGCGACCTGACAGGGTCGACTAG
- a CDS encoding DUF983 domain-containing protein codes for MDVKHRKLWPSIGRGLRGRCPHCGEGALFSSYLKVNAACPACGHDLSRYPADDGPAYLTILLVGHLVVGPALFFPIVWEASPLYSVPISLTVLAAVTLALLPRVKGGWIGLMYAIKSTDADHKQHTADYAD; via the coding sequence ATGGACGTCAAGCATCGCAAGCTCTGGCCATCGATCGGTCGCGGTCTGAGGGGCCGCTGCCCGCATTGCGGCGAGGGTGCGCTGTTCTCCAGCTACCTCAAGGTCAACGCCGCCTGCCCAGCCTGCGGCCACGACCTGTCGCGGTATCCTGCCGATGACGGTCCAGCCTATCTGACGATCCTGTTGGTCGGCCACCTGGTGGTCGGCCCGGCGCTCTTCTTCCCCATCGTCTGGGAAGCGTCGCCCCTCTACAGCGTGCCGATCAGCCTGACCGTCCTGGCGGCGGTGACGCTCGCCCTGCTGCCACGGGTCAAGGGCGGGTGGATCGGTCTGATGTACGCCATCAAGTCCACCGACGCCGACCACAAGCAGCATACCGCCGATTACGCCGACTAG
- a CDS encoding MFS transporter — translation MSTETGAFKASSMTPLQRINAILGGSAGNMVEWYDWFAYSSFSLYFAKHFFPAGDSTAQLLQAAAVFAVGFLARPIGAWLMGLYADWAGLRAALTASVSLMSVGSFAIAILPTYSQIGQFAAIGLVLARLVQGLSLGGEYGASATYMSEMAGSKHRGFWSSFQYLTLIAGQLTALAVLIVLQKTMSVEALESWGWRIPFAIGGLLAIVVFWIRSGLHESNEYLRAKAAGEKGGTLRLLREHPTEFMAILGLTAAGSLSFYAYTTYMQKFLVNTTGFTKDTATAISAGALVLYMFIQPLSGWISDYVGRKYMIAISFTLGAILTYPIMSMIAVTDSPFIAFVLMTTLVLVVSGYSACNAAVKAELLPAHVRALGVALPYALANTIFGGTAEYVALKFKDEGLESGFYIYVSVVMAISAVIAFRMRNTNVTSLIRDD, via the coding sequence ATGTCGACTGAAACGGGCGCGTTCAAAGCGTCGTCCATGACGCCGTTGCAGCGGATCAACGCCATCCTCGGCGGCTCGGCCGGCAATATGGTCGAGTGGTACGACTGGTTCGCCTACTCGTCGTTCTCCCTCTATTTCGCCAAGCACTTCTTCCCCGCCGGCGATTCCACCGCCCAACTGCTGCAGGCGGCCGCAGTCTTCGCCGTAGGCTTCCTGGCGCGGCCGATCGGCGCCTGGCTGATGGGCCTTTACGCCGACTGGGCGGGACTGCGCGCGGCGCTGACGGCCTCAGTCTCGTTGATGAGCGTCGGCTCCTTCGCCATCGCCATCCTGCCGACCTACAGCCAGATCGGCCAGTTCGCGGCGATCGGCCTGGTTCTGGCGCGCCTCGTCCAGGGGCTCTCACTGGGCGGCGAATATGGCGCCAGCGCCACCTACATGTCCGAGATGGCCGGCAGCAAACACCGTGGCTTCTGGTCGTCGTTCCAATACCTGACCCTGATCGCTGGCCAGCTGACGGCCCTCGCTGTCCTCATCGTCCTGCAGAAGACCATGAGCGTCGAGGCGCTCGAGAGCTGGGGCTGGCGCATTCCCTTCGCCATCGGCGGTCTGCTCGCCATCGTCGTCTTCTGGATCAGGAGCGGCCTGCACGAGAGCAACGAGTACCTGCGCGCCAAGGCCGCCGGCGAGAAGGGCGGGACGCTGCGCCTGCTCAGGGAGCACCCAACAGAGTTCATGGCGATCCTGGGCCTGACCGCCGCCGGCTCTCTCTCGTTCTACGCCTACACAACCTACATGCAGAAGTTCCTGGTCAATACGACCGGCTTCACCAAAGACACCGCCACCGCGATCTCGGCCGGCGCTCTGGTGCTCTACATGTTCATCCAGCCGCTCTCGGGCTGGATCTCCGACTACGTCGGCCGCAAATACATGATCGCCATCAGCTTCACCCTCGGCGCCATCCTCACCTACCCGATCATGAGCATGATCGCCGTAACCGACTCGCCCTTCATCGCCTTCGTCCTGATGACGACGCTGGTGTTGGTGGTCTCAGGCTACAGCGCCTGCAACGCCGCGGTGAAGGCCGAGCTGTTGCCCGCCCATGTCCGCGCGCTCGGCGTCGCCCTGCCCTACGCCCTAGCCAACACCATCTTCGGCGGGACGGCGGAGTATGTTGCGCTCAAGTTCAAGGACGAGGGCCTGGAGAGCGGCTTCTACATCTATGTCTCAGTGGTCATGGCGATTTCGGCCGTCATCGCCTTCCGCATGCGCAACACCAACGTCACCAGCCTGATCCGCGACGATTGA
- the msrA gene encoding peptide-methionine (S)-S-oxide reductase MsrA, producing the protein MIFGRKSLDLPTPEQALPGRAHPIPTAETHFLNGRPLKGPYPEGLEVAIFAMGCFWGEERKFWQVPGVYVTAVGYIAGHTPNPTYEETCTGRTGHTEAVLVVFDPKAVTYAELLKVFWEGHDPTQGMRQGNDVGTQYRSGLYPLNDAQAAEAQASKLAYQQALADEGFGEITTEIRPGGPFYFAEDYHQQYLAKNPHGYCGVGGTGVSCPIGVGVSA; encoded by the coding sequence ATGATCTTCGGCCGCAAATCCCTGGACCTGCCGACGCCTGAGCAAGCCTTGCCGGGGCGCGCCCATCCCATTCCAACCGCCGAGACCCACTTCCTGAACGGGCGCCCGCTGAAGGGTCCTTATCCTGAGGGGCTGGAGGTCGCGATCTTCGCCATGGGCTGTTTCTGGGGCGAGGAGCGCAAGTTCTGGCAGGTCCCGGGCGTCTATGTGACGGCGGTGGGCTATATCGCCGGCCATACGCCCAACCCGACCTATGAGGAGACCTGCACGGGGCGCACTGGCCACACTGAGGCGGTGCTCGTGGTCTTCGACCCGAAGGCGGTCACCTACGCTGAGCTCTTGAAGGTGTTCTGGGAAGGCCATGACCCGACGCAAGGGATGCGCCAGGGCAATGACGTGGGCACCCAGTACCGCTCTGGCCTCTATCCCCTGAACGACGCCCAGGCCGCCGAAGCCCAGGCGTCCAAGCTCGCCTACCAGCAAGCGCTGGCCGATGAGGGCTTCGGCGAGATCACCACCGAAATCCGTCCCGGCGGGCCATTCTATTTCGCCGAGGACTATCACCAGCAGTACCTGGCTAAGAATCCGCATGGCTACTGCGGCGTCGGCGGCACCGGCGTCAGCTGCCCGATCGGCGTTGGCGTCTCGGCCTGA
- a CDS encoding MmcQ/YjbR family DNA-binding protein: protein MTPQAFERVALALPAATMTVQWGEDQVFKVGGKMFAVQGQGGASFKASDIAFDVLTETGRARPAPYLARAKWVYFDDVEGLDDAEVTAWLADAHTLIAAKLTRKARAELGL from the coding sequence GTGACGCCCCAAGCCTTCGAGCGCGTCGCCCTGGCCTTGCCGGCGGCGACCATGACCGTGCAGTGGGGCGAGGACCAGGTGTTCAAGGTCGGCGGCAAGATGTTCGCTGTGCAGGGCCAAGGCGGCGCCTCTTTCAAGGCCAGCGACATCGCCTTCGATGTGCTGACGGAGACTGGCCGCGCGCGACCGGCGCCCTATCTGGCGCGGGCGAAGTGGGTCTATTTCGATGACGTCGAAGGTCTCGACGACGCCGAGGTCACGGCTTGGCTGGCGGACGCCCACACGCTGATCGCCGCCAAGCTGACCCGCAAGGCCCGAGCTGAACTCGGCCTCTAG
- a CDS encoding recombinase family protein, whose protein sequence is MSVRRIRCAIYTRKSSEEGLEQAFNTLNAQREACAAYVKSQVGEGWRTLPEVYDDGGFSGGTMERPALKRLMADISAGKVDVVVVYKIDRLTRSLADFARMVEVFDARQVSFVSVTQAFNTTSSMGRLTLNVLLSFAQFEREVTGERIRDKIAASKKKGMWMGGTPPLGYDLPTGTDRILVVNPAEADTVRCLFSAYLQLGSVHAVQRRTEAQGIVSKARTTAKGRSVGGLPFSRGALFHLLSNRVYRGQIIHKDAAYPGLHTPIVEAEVFDQVQQSLSAHRSGVRERAARVARPVLAGRIFDEDGQPMSPTFTHKPGGQVYRYYVSAPLQQGARRKKNDDAVRRVPVASLEARLTELLRGVAPGQTGLLAQVLRLEIHRDHVRLRLPGALGGWVQPRAERGEHLHLDGEAVVLSAPMRMQLRGGRTEILGAVPRGVQHDRALIKALRTAHAMVAADARQLPVLTEAPNRPYYRRMIRLAFLAPEIQEAILAGRQPLGLTLGWLMQQDLPAAWPEQLALVRQAARSFDVAC, encoded by the coding sequence GTGAGCGTTCGCCGAATCCGCTGCGCCATCTACACCCGCAAGAGCTCCGAAGAAGGGCTAGAGCAGGCCTTCAACACTCTGAATGCGCAGCGCGAAGCGTGTGCGGCCTATGTGAAGAGCCAGGTGGGCGAAGGCTGGAGGACCCTGCCGGAGGTTTACGACGACGGCGGGTTCTCGGGCGGAACCATGGAACGGCCGGCGCTGAAGCGGCTGATGGCGGACATCTCCGCCGGCAAGGTCGATGTGGTCGTGGTCTATAAGATCGACCGCCTCACCCGTTCCTTGGCCGACTTCGCTCGCATGGTTGAGGTGTTCGATGCGCGCCAGGTGAGCTTCGTCTCCGTCACCCAGGCGTTCAACACCACCAGCTCTATGGGGCGACTGACCCTCAATGTGCTGCTCTCCTTCGCGCAGTTCGAGCGTGAGGTCACCGGCGAGCGCATCCGCGACAAGATCGCGGCTTCGAAGAAGAAGGGCATGTGGATGGGGGGCACACCGCCCCTGGGGTATGACCTGCCTACGGGCACCGACAGGATCCTGGTCGTCAATCCAGCCGAGGCGGACACCGTCCGTTGCCTCTTCAGCGCCTACCTCCAGCTTGGATCCGTCCACGCGGTGCAGCGCCGGACCGAAGCGCAGGGGATCGTCTCAAAGGCCCGAACGACGGCTAAGGGGCGTAGTGTTGGCGGCCTGCCTTTCAGCCGCGGCGCGCTCTTCCATCTGCTGAGCAACCGCGTCTACCGCGGCCAGATCATCCACAAGGACGCGGCCTATCCGGGCTTGCACACCCCGATTGTCGAGGCCGAGGTCTTCGACCAGGTGCAGCAATCTCTGAGTGCCCATCGCAGCGGAGTGCGGGAGCGGGCCGCGCGTGTAGCGCGCCCGGTCCTCGCTGGGCGTATCTTCGACGAAGATGGTCAGCCGATGAGCCCAACCTTCACCCACAAGCCGGGTGGTCAGGTCTACCGCTACTACGTGTCGGCGCCGCTGCAACAAGGCGCTCGCCGGAAGAAAAACGATGACGCAGTCCGCCGCGTCCCGGTCGCCAGCCTGGAAGCCAGGCTCACCGAGCTCCTTCGCGGCGTCGCGCCAGGCCAGACAGGTCTGCTGGCGCAGGTCCTGCGGCTCGAGATCCACCGCGATCACGTGCGGCTCCGGCTGCCTGGCGCTCTCGGCGGCTGGGTTCAACCGCGAGCGGAGCGAGGAGAGCACCTGCATCTCGACGGCGAGGCCGTGGTCCTGAGCGCGCCCATGCGGATGCAGCTGCGTGGCGGTCGAACCGAAATCCTGGGCGCCGTGCCGCGGGGCGTTCAACACGACCGGGCCCTGATCAAGGCGTTGCGCACGGCGCATGCGATGGTGGCTGCCGACGCTCGGCAGCTACCTGTGCTCACCGAGGCGCCGAACCGGCCCTATTACCGGCGCATGATCAGGCTCGCATTCCTTGCGCCAGAAATTCAGGAGGCGATCCTGGCGGGGCGCCAGCCTCTCGGCCTGACGCTTGGATGGCTCATGCAGCAGGACCTACCGGCGGCCTGGCCCGAGCAGCTGGCCCTGGTGCGTCAGGCGGCCAGGAGCTTCGACGTCGCCTGTTAG